In a single window of the Oncorhynchus gorbuscha isolate QuinsamMale2020 ecotype Even-year unplaced genomic scaffold, OgorEven_v1.0 Un_scaffold_4293, whole genome shotgun sequence genome:
- the LOC124018206 gene encoding cysteine-rich protein 2-like: MFAGETSLCPGCEKVVYFAEKVMSLGRNWHRPCLRCERCKKTLTSGGHAEHEGIPYCHVPCYGILYGPKGVNIGKVGCYIYEKEDMEQTEIPSQS, translated from the exons ATGTTTGCTGGAGAGACCTCACTCTGTCCTGGCTGTGAAAAAGTGGTCTATTTTG CAGAGAAGGTGATGTCCCTGGGTAGGAACTGGCACCGACCCTGCCTGCGCTGTGAGAGGTGTAAGAAGACACTGACCTCTGGTGGACATGCTgag CATGAAGGGATACCTTATTGCCACGTCCCTTGCTACGGCATCCTGTATGGACCAAAAGGAGTGAACATCGGCAAGGTGGGCTGTTACATCTATGAGAAGGAAGACATGGAGCAAACTGAAATACCCAGCCAGTCCTAA
- the LOC124018207 gene encoding solute carrier family 22 member 7-like: protein MAWATIRPWVAWGVSLAPLILLLDEVWRDLPQVLLCSIALLACLVARMLPETRDRCLPETIQDIEDGQTGNILAGSQVVETTEIPLKSKANDEGEN, encoded by the exons ATGGCATGGGCTACAATTCGTCCATGGGTCGCCTGGGGGGTTTCTCTGGCCCCTCTCATTCTGCTGCTTGACGAGGTGTGGAGGGACCTTCCGCAGGTCCTCCTCTGCTCCATAGCCCTGCTGGCTTGCCTGGTGGCCAGGATGCTGCCTGAGACACGTGACCGCTGTCTACCAGAGACCATTCAGGACATTGAGGACGGGCAGACAGG GAACATTTTGGCTGGATCCCAAGTTGTGGAAACAACAGAAATCCCTCTAAAATCAAAGGCCAACGATGAGGGGGAAAATTGA